The Rhizoctonia solani chromosome 4, complete sequence genome contains a region encoding:
- a CDS encoding endoglucanase, whose product MRTLSALSLLSLAAPSLSQVALPSPPILPPPAASGAVASATSKPNAQWSTLLNNLLYFYEAQRSGKLPSSNRVSWRNSSGLNDGSDIGKDLTGGYFDAGDYIKCTYPLSFVLTSMCWGAIEFGTGYDEAKQTPYLDDMLRWGLDWMIKAHPESGSLVVQVGTGDVDNNYWGSDQNFPTPRISYLINSTHPGTDAAAAASAAFSTCSILYSGSKSTFANSAPASLADTNYASTLLNHATQLFSLAANSTFATFTSTLPAVRDVYPSSGYIDDLILSAVTLGAATNQSAYINQALSWWKDSGLSGSDNVLNWDSKGPAIPVMLAQLASAQPQMLPSSSSLSNWQSEAEGYLDRIVNGKGRGYLTNGGLLYYDGDSDSVSLNPSLNAAMLMLHYAPLATSSEKRNAYTSYARGQIAYALGKNPMNGKSQFIHSHTSGGSDITNINSSPPQMAHVLYGAVIGGPDKNDNYFDIRDDWPQTEVALDYNAPLLTIAAASVMTEAEDPYFTRLQEGAYASVKPSGMPCDAMYPCKGGRGGLSRAGTIALAVVLSIVGLLIILAFVYLFLASKRKKSGKA is encoded by the exons ATGCGAACGCTCTCTGCTCTCTCGTTGCTCTCGCTTGCAGCACCATCCTTGTCTCAAGTTGCGTTACCTTCACCCCCGATCCTACCACCCCCAGCCGCATCTGGTGCCGTCGCATCTGCGACCAGTAAACCCAACGCACAATGGTCAACTCTACTGAACAATCTACTATATTTTTATGAAGCTCAAAGGAGTGGTAAACTTCCCTCCAGCAATCGCGTCTCCTGGCGCAACAGCTCCGGACTCAATGACGGCAGCGACATTGGTAAAGACCTAACGGGAGGGTACTTTGATGCTGGAG ACTACATAAAATGTACATACCCATTG TCTTTTGTTCTTACAAGCATGTGCTGGGGAGCAATTGAATTCGGTACCG GGTACGATGAAGCGAAACAGACGCCGTACTTGGATGACATGTTGCGATGGGGACTCGACTGGATGATCAAGGCCCACCCTGAGTCGGGAAGTCTTGTTGTTCAAGTTGGTACAG GTGATG TCGACAATAATTATTGGGGCAGCGACCAAAACTTTCCTACACCTCGTATTTCGTATCTGATCAATAGCACCCA TCCCGGCACAGATGCCGCCGCCGCGGCTTCCGCTGCATTTTCAACTTGCTCCATCCTCTATTCGGGTTCCAAGTCTACTTTTGCCAACTCCGCTCCAGCCTCGCTTGCCGATACGAATTACGCTTCCACCTTGTTAAACCACGCGACCCAGCTGTTCTCGCTTGCTGCTAATTCGACCTTTGCGACCTTTACTTCCACGCTTCCTGCTGTCCGAGATGTGTACCCTTCGTCTGGATACATAGATGACCTCATCTTGAGCGCGGTCACATTGGGAGCAGCAACAAACCAGAGCGCATATATCAACCAGGCATTAAGCTGGTGGAAAGACTCTGGCCTTTCTGGATCGGACAACGTTCTCAACTGGGACTCCAAGGGCCCGGCCATTCCAGTCATGCTCGCACAACTGGCCAGCGCTCAGCCTCAAATGCTACCGAGCTCGAGCTCCCTGAGCAACTGGCAGAGCGAGGCCGAAGGTTACCTCGACCGAATCGTCAACGGCAAGGGACGAGGCTATCTTACCAACGGCGGGCTACTGTACTACGATGGCGATTCGGACTCGGTCAGCTTGAACCCGTCCCTGAATGCGGCGATGCTCATGTTGCATTACGCACCCCTGGCAACCAGCAGTGAAAAGAGGAATGCATACACG TCGTATGCTCGCGGCCAAATTGCATACGCACTGGGCAAGAATCCAATGAACGGCAAGTCGCAGTTTATTCAC TCCCATACGTC CGGTGGTTCCGATATTACCAATATCAACTCTTCGCCTCCCCAAATGGCCCACGTTCTCTACGGCGCCGTCATCGGTGGACCCGACAAGAACGACAACTACTTTGATATTCGCGATGACTGGCCCCAGACCGAGGTCGCCCTCGACTACAACGCACCGCTCCTGACTATTGCTGCAGCATCGGTCATGACCGAAGCCGAGGACCCGTATTTCACTCGCTTGCAAGAAGGCGCGTACGCCAGCGTCAAGCCAAGTGGGATGCCCTGTGATGCCATGTATCCGTGCAAAGGCGGTCGCGGTGGGCTCAGCCGCGCTGGAACTATTGCGCTCGCTGTGGTTCTCAGTATTGTGGGCCTTTTGATCATTTTGGCGTTTGTGTATCTCTTCTTGGCCAGCAAGAGGAAAAAGAGCGGGAAAGCATAA
- a CDS encoding FHA domain protein, producing the protein MEGVTATLASSPTALSSSQRQVPSIHLHPLTGSGAFYPKTIPLPLGNRVVVGRSQAGDTEDGTNGLFPCQWMSRNHALIWSGQDGKVLIRDTRSSNGTWINGSRLSAKGEKSERFTLQCHDILEFGEGQDGVPSIKAEVFDDPTLCIACKTLPVSINSPLVPSLKRNRTLSGGGRTSPKQGLRHRLSVSFSPHVHVPGRNHSGNESDETTAGPGRSRLLPDGTVLDDKALPKTPRMERPSSITSFTTVKTIQDNFEAEFSLLDIGMANQPSGSDDHELKTAPLVTREALDLGVGEHIKQYGLLGQVAAVYSKSKSERFRDPRIYVNTNAPMSTVVCGVQGSGKSHTVGVLLENMLLPPDPRFGQTQKPLSGLVLHYGEGSATTRTPCEAAHIALCTDSSVTPPPVRVYVSPASLNTMKRVYAPLGSGVVVEPLYFSEEELDAQAFLSIMAVSGGSDSAPLYMQVILNFNSAQLAGLEQRMALLKSFLEPPNQANSAVATIGTSTNRRASVMSTTSVSPPSRRSSAPRFAEGQLTVIDLSDPFIDPASAAGLFDIVLRLFIRADVGTGKVCVVDEAHKYLSTEGGKGATSELTKSLLSLIRQQRHLGMRIIISTQEPTVLPPVLIDLCSCLILHRFSSKGWYDHLLSHISADMPDDAFAQLVSLKTGQALVVSPACIAAFTPSTPPTTGSSANKKAVAQLSRKYLIIKTRKRLTNDGGASIMVV; encoded by the exons ATGGAGGGCGTAACCGCGACATTGGCCTCGTCTCCTACTGCACTAAGTAGCTCCCAACGACAAGTACCGAGCATCCATCTCCATCCTTTGACCGGTTCCGGCGCTTTTTATCCGAAAACAATACCATTGCCCCTTGGGAACCGAGTAGTCGTTGGCAGGTCACAGGCAGGGGACACAGAGGATGGCACAAACGGATTGTTTCCCTGCCAATGGATGAGCAGAAATCATGCTCTCATTTGGTCTGGCCAGGACGGCAAG GTTTTAATTCGGGATACACGCTCCTCTAATGGCACATGGATCAACGGTTCTCGACTATCTGCCAAGGGCGAGAAATCCGAACGGTTTACTTTGCAGTGTCATGACATTCTG GAATTCGGAGAAGGCCAGGATGGGGTCCCGTCGATTAAGGCAGAGGTCTTCGATGATCCTACTCT ATGTATCGCTTGCAAGACTCTGCCCGTTTCCATAAACTCTCCACTCGTCCCCTCGCTGAAAAGGAACCGTACTCTGAGTGGAGGTGGTAGGACTTCCCCTAAGCAGGGCCTGCGACACCGTTTGAGCGTGTCCTTCTCTCCCCATGTCCATGTTCCTGGCAGAAACCACTCTGGAAACGAGAGCGACGAAACTACAGCAGGCCCTGGTCGGTCGCGTTTGCTACCAGATGGGACAGTTCTCGACGATAAGGCTTTGCCCAAGACTCCCCGAATGGAACGCCCGAGCTCGATTACTTCCTTCACGACTGTCAAGACCATACAGGACAACTTTGAAGCA GAATTCTCGCTTCTTGATATTGGAATGGCCAATCAACCGTCAGGGAGCGATGACCATGAGCTCAAAACGGCTCCCTTGGTTACTCGGGAAGCTCTTGACCTAGGCGTTGGCGAGCATATTAAGCAGTATGGTCTACTTGGACAAGTTGCTGCAGTCTA ctccaagtccaaatcaGAACGATTCCGTGATCCAAGAATCTATGTCAACACC AATGCACCCATGTCTACAGTAGTTTGTGGTGTACAGGGGTCGGGAAAG AGTCATACCGTTGGCGTACTTCTGGAAAACATGCTTCTACCTCCAGATCCTCGCTTTGGTCAGACTCAGAAGCCCTTATCTGGACTTGTTCTTCACTATGGAGAAGGCTCTGCAACGACTCGTACTCCTTGTGAAGCGGCCCACATTGCTCTTTGTACTGATTCATCAGTGACCCCACCGcctgtgcgagtatatgtaTCTCCCGCATCGCTGAACACTATGAAAAGGGTTTATGCGCCTCTTGGGTCAGGTGTGGTTGTTGAACCACTATACTTTTCTGAAGAAGAACTGGATGCACAAGCATTTTTGTCTATTATGGCAGTTAGTGGAGGGTCAGACAGTGCTCCGTTATACATGCAGGTTATATTG AACTTCAATTCCGCTCAATTAGCTGGCCTAGAACAACGCATGGCTCTACTGAAATCATTCCTTGAACCCCCAAACCAGGCTAACAGTGCAGTCGCGACGATAGGCACATCCACCAACCGGCGTGCCTCTGTCATGTCTACCACATCAGTTAGCCCTCCTAGCCGACGAAGCTCTGCGCCTAGATTTGCAGAGGGACAATTGACGGTGATAGATCTTTCGGACCCGTTCATTGACCCAGCATCGGCAGCTGGCCTGTTTGATATTGTTTTGAGGCTATTTATTCGTGCGGACGTTGGAACGGGGAAGGTTTGCGTTGTGGATGAGGCACACAAA TATCTTTCTACCGAGGGCGGCAAAGGAGCTACTTCGGAATTGACCAAGTCTCTCTTATCACTCATTCGCCAACAACGCCATTTAGGAATGCGGATTATAATTAGTACACAG GAACCTACCGTACTCCCTCCCGTACTTATTGATTTGTGCAGCTGTTTGATTCTACATCGTTTTTCGAGCAAAGGGTGGTACGATCATCTTCTCAGCCATATCTCCGCAGATATGCCGGATGACGCATTTGCACAACTGGTATCGCTAAAA ACCGGTCAAGCTCTAGTGGTATCACCAGCTTGTATCGCAGCCTTCACACCATCCACACCCCCCACGACAGGTTCATCAGCCAACAAGAAGGCCGTTGCTCAATTAAGCAGGAAATACCTTATTATCAAGACACGCAAACGACTCACAAACGACGGAGGCGCCTCTATCATGGTTGTCTGA
- a CDS encoding Cellulase (glycosyl hydrolase family 5 protein), translating to MEEQQLSKEAAAAAQIRPTPAAPNVLPPLRYHTKFVISNHRHWRQEKQRVRGFQHPLEYLRRESESGDKWKLDVSSWRSNKIYHTLRQRRCSFSSTNMDTLFKKAINKIDKEVSDRFGVKIADKVFTNSPNFSTPNVAPLSPRDIFRFRKQRGINLGSWFVQERWICESTYCGCGGGQSDLHIAQGANGKEIMEHHWDTWITEEDWSAIQSQGFNTVRLPIGYYHVSGVDHSALDDTDFESYKHIFSGAWGRILRAIGDAERYGLGILIDLHAAPGAQNRDSHSGTGSGEVRMWTKTNLSRTVHALQVLTAQLVSRPNVVGIELVNEPANNDHVQKWYEDTLAALRKISQDLPLYISDAWDAQWYSKIVGARSDFVVLDHHLYRCFTPEDANLSGDEHAAALRNSRPLVPLSAAARGNIIVGEWSAALNPASLRSNEAGEQDRQRRVWAQAQIDAYETSCGGWFFWTWKKGTGWDAGWSAKDATLAAILPRWVGGRRKSEVRRIPSDARWKQQALNGALDQHKNYWASRGAYNELWRFEDGYSTGWNDAVMFLTFNDNGPSVSELGFRSEWLKRRVADHVKARGKSGNIWEFEHGFNQGFDTAWASAF from the exons ATGGAAGAACAACAACTGTCAAAAGAAGCTGCAGCTGCTGCACAGATTCGTCCCACTCCTGCTGCGCCAaacgttcttcctcctcttcgcTATCATACGAAATTTGTGATCTCGAATCATCGACACTGGAGGCAGGAGAAACAGAG ggtACGTGGATTCCAACACCCACTCGAATATCTAAGAAGGGAATCAGAATCTGGAGATAAATGGAAGCTGGATG TGTCGTCATGGAGGTCAAACAAGATATACCACACCTTACGGCAAAGACGCTGTTCCTTTTCGTCTACCAACATGGATACCTTGTTCAAGAAGGCTATTAATAAAATAGATAAAGAGGTGTCGGATAGATTTGGTGTCAAGATTGCCGACAAAGTGTTCACAAATAGCCCAAATTTCTCAACGCCAAACGTGGCGCCTCTTTCTCCACGGGATATCTTCAGGTTTAGGAAGCAACGAGGGATAAACCTTG GTTCCTGGTTTGTACAAGAGCGCTGGATATGTGAATCGACATACTGCGGCTGCGGTGGAGGACAAAGTGATCTTCACATCGCACAAGGTGCTAACGGAAAGGAGATAATGGAACATCACTGGGATACCTGGATCACTGAGGAGGACTGGAGCGCTATCCAATCACAGGGGTTCAACACCGTACGACTACCG ATTGGATACTATCACGTATCAGGGGTAGATCATTCAGCCTTGGATGACACAGACTTCGAATCATACAAGCATATTTTCTCGGGAGCATGGGGAAGGATCCTTCGCGCAATTGGGGACGCTGAGAGATATGGTCTTGGAATATTGATAG ACCTCCACGCTGCTCCCGGCGCTCAGAACAGGGACTCCCATAGCGGGACCGGATCTGGAGAGGTTCGCATGTGGACCAAGACGAACCTATCGCGTACGGTTCACGCGCTGCAAGTTTTGACAGCTCAGCTTGTATCACGTCCCAACGTGGTCGGCATAGAGCTCGTCAATGAGCCGGCCAACAATGATCACGTTCAAAAGTGGTACGAAGACACACTAGCTGCCCTGCGCAAGATAAGCCAAGACCTTCCTCTGTATATTAG CGATGCTTGGGACGCACAGTGGTATTCCAAAATAGTTGGTGCTCGGTCAGATTTTGTCGTCTTGGACCACCATCTATACCGCTGCTTTACTCCAGAGGACGCTAACCTATCAGGGGACGAACACGCAGCAGCGCTCCGTAATTCTCGTCCTCTTGTTCCATTGTCTGCCGCGGCTAGAGGAAACATTATAGTCGGTGAATGGAGTGCAGCATTAAACCCGGCTTCATTGCGTTCCAACGAAGCCGGTGAGCAGGACCGTCAGCGTCGTGTATGGGCTCAGGCCCAAATCGATGCGTATGAAACTTCATGTGGGGGCTGGTTCTTCTGGACCTGGAAAAAAGGTACAGGATGGGACGCAGGATGGAGTGCAAAGGATGCAACCCTAGCAGCAATACTTCCACGTTGGGTCGGGGGTCGAAGGAAATCTGAGGTTAGACGTATACCCTCAGATGCAAGGTGGAAGCAGCAGGCGCTGAATGGAGCATTAG ATCAGCACAAAAATTATTGGGCTTCTCGAGGCGCGTATAACGAGCTTTGGAGATTTGAAGATGGTTATTCTACTGGGTGGAATGATGCGGTCATGTTCCTGACGTTTAACGACAACGGGCCGTCCGTATCCGAGTTAGGTTTCCGAAGCGAGTGGTTGAAACGGCGTGTTGCAGATCACGTCAAAGCGCGCGGGAAGAGCGGAAATATCTGGGAGTTTG AGCATGGGTTTAATCAAGGTTTTGATACTGCGTGGGCCAGTGCCTTTTAA
- a CDS encoding transporter protein Sec23, translated as MPIPQPPHSAGRPFPGLRSRIDPSQIPSPVTSWQTDQATWDKGAFMTCASPQTIPISSSEYVAVDQGNSAPRFIRLSTYSMPFSHDLASGCHLPVAAMIQPFAQQPDNEAPVPVVDFGEAGPPRCQKWICNLCQETTEVPLEYFATLEASGQRVDHESRPELNHGTIDFIVPKEYWAQPPPPRLLSSNNDPVASPSRTTFLPNLQQPPPPSRKPESLHILFGIDVSAESVTSGLAHAICTILRHTIFANPDVSSKNIGIVAYDAKSVYFFDLSPNLSQPKMLVVSDMESMFVPLRTGLFVDPYLSRNLIEGLLDMIPTYFISAISGGAALGAVVQAGLSALLPTGGEILLFQRSHPSDLPERSKPDQELASTDKERTLFVPGSLKWTELAEECAEAGIAVNTWLFPSQFADVATINALSLKTGGDIYFHPRFLPERDQAVVGSEVSRVLTRPMGYNCTMRVRCSTGLSVSTNLGAFHQMSPSDLTIASSHADNSVLVTFTHSGRLDDRREAHIQSATLYTSRTGERRVRVLNIAVQVSTLAANIFKNADLEVCKEALQMMSQRSLTEIRDSISEKCAALLLAYRRNCAASTSPTQLILPEAFKTLPVYVLGLLKSRPLKGSNVITDVRNYHAERLISISTSATMRYLYPRMTAIHDLSPNVGFPSEQTGRLVLPSPMPSSYTHMEPHGVYMIENGEDMYIWVGDGVSPQILLDLFNVENWDEIGPRTASLSGTTDFKLAYSVRNLITHGNLLRGRALPLHVVRQNMDGAEIEFSNLLVEDTNNDAMSYVDYLCYEHKQINQALVNGTNIGSNGWRIPW; from the exons ATGCCCATCCCTCAGCCTCCACATAGTGCTGGTCGCCCGTTCCCAGGGCTCCGCTCGCGAATTGACCCCTCTCAAATCCCATCACCAGTAACATCATGGCAAACAGACCAAGCAACATGGGATAAAGGAGCATTCATGACTTGCGCGTCGCCTCAGACTATCCCTATTTCAAGCTCGGAATATGTTGCAGTCGATCAAG GAAATTCTGCACCACGATTTATCCGGCTCTCGACTTATTCGATGCCATTCTCTCATGACCTAGCTTCTGGATGTCACCTACCAGTTGCAGCAATGATCCAACCCTTTGCACAGCAGCCAGACAACGAAGCGCCGGTTCCAGTTGTGGACTTTGGAGAAGctggaccacccagat GCCAAAAATGGATCTGCAACTTGTGCCAGGAAACGACAGAAG TTCCGCTGGAATATTTTGCAACTTTGGAGGCTTCCGGTCAGCGTGTGGACCATGAATCCCGACCTGAATTAAACCACGGTACTATCGATTTTATTGTGCCTAAAGAATACTGGGCGCAGCCTCCCCCTCCACGTCTATTGTCTTCCAACAACGATCCCGTCGCATCTCCATCCAGAACCACATTCCTTCCGAACTTGCAACAACCCCCTCCACCTAGTAGGAAGCCGGAATCCTTGCATATACTCTTTGGAATAGATGTTAGCGCGGAATCAGTCACCTCGGGTCTCGCACATGCAATCTGTACTATTCTTAGGCACACTATCTTCGCGAATCCAGATGTCTCATCGAAAAACATAGGTATCGTAGCATATGATGCCAAATCGGTATACTTTTTTGATCTATCT CCAAACTTATCTCAACCAAAGATGCTCGTTGTTTCAGATATGGAAAGCATGTTTGTACCACTTCGAACGGGGTTATTTGTCGATCCGTATTTATCCAG GAATCTGATTGAAGGGCTATTGGACATGATCCCCACATATTTTATATCAGCTATCTCAGGTGGAGCTGCCTTGGGAGCTGTTGTACAGGCCGGTCTCTCTGCGCTC TTGCCTACAGGAGGTGAAATACTCTTATTTCAACGTTCCCATCCTTCAGACCTACCCGAGAGGTCCAAACCCGACCAAGAATTAGCTAGCACGGACAAAGAGAGAACCCTGTTCGTTCCAGGATCTCTGAAATGGACAGAACTCGCGGAGGAATGTGCAGAAGCTGGTATCGCTGTGAACACATGGCTCttcccaagtcaatttgCTGACGTTGCTACAATAA ACGCGTTATCACTAAAGACAGGAGGTGATATTTATTTCCACCCTCGGTTTTTACCTGAGCGTGATCAAGCTGTGGTTGGCTCAGAAGTCTCGAGAGTTTTAACTCGACCAATGGGGTACAATTGCACTATGCGCGTACGATGTTCCACTG GTCTCTCGGTGTCAACAAACTTGGGTGCATTCCACCAAATGTCACCTTCGGATTTGACCATCGCTAGCAGTCATGCAGATAATAGTGTACTCGTCACGTTTACTCATTCCGGGCGCCTAGATGATCGCCGAgaagcgcatatacagaGTGCAACTTTATACACCAGTCGTACGGGAGAGCGTCGGGTTCGCGTTCTCAATATCGCAGTTCAAGTCAGTACGCTAGCCGCCAACATCTTTAAGAACGCAGATCTGGAGGTT TGCAAAGAAGCTTTACAGATGATGTCCCAAAGATCACTTACAGAAATTCGAGATAGCATTAGCGAAAAATGCGCAGCCCTCTTACTTGCTTACAGGCGTAATTGTGCTGCTTCGACTTCACCAACGCAG CTTATCCTTCCTGAAGCATTCAAAACACTACCTGTCTATGTACTTGGACTTCTCAAGTCCCGACCCCTGAAAG GCAGCAACGTTATCACCGACGTACGCAACTATCATGCAGAACGGCTGATCTCGATTAGTACTTCAGCAACTATGCGATATCTTTACCCCCGGATGACCGCAATTCATGATCTGTCGCCAAACGTCGGGTTTCCTTCCGAACAAACTGGGCGCTTAGTTCTCCCATCACCCATGCCTAGCTCTTACACTCACATGGAGCCTCATGGTGTTTATATGATTG AAAACGGAGAAGATATGTATATCTGGGTTGGAGATGGTGTATCCCCACAAATTCTACTCGATCTTTTCAACGTCGAGAACTGGGATGAGATTGGGCCACGCACGGCAAGTTTATCTGGTACAACTGATTTCAAACTTGCTTATTCT GTTCGCAACCTTATCACCCATGGTAATCTGTTGCGTGGACGAGCGTTACCGTTGCATGTCGTTCGCCAAAACATGGATGGAGCGGAGATCGAGTTCAGCAATCTCCTTGTCGAAGACACGAACAACGACGCAATGTCATATGTGGACT ATTTATGCTACGAGCATAAACAAATCAACCAGGCG CTTGTCAATGGCACTAACATTGGGTCCAACGGGTGGCGTATACCGTGGTGA